The proteins below are encoded in one region of Manis javanica isolate MJ-LG chromosome 8, MJ_LKY, whole genome shotgun sequence:
- the LOC108398692 gene encoding B1 bradykinin receptor isoform X3, which produces MASRTLLEFQSSNQSQLLPLNATACDNAEQGWDLLQRVLPTFIITICIFGLVGNLFVLSIFLLPRRRLNVAEIYLANLAASDLVFVLGLPFWAENIWSQFNWPFGALLCRVINGVIKANLFISIYLVVAISQDRYYVLVHPLASRRRRRRRQAQATCVLIWVMGGLLSIPTFLLRSIKAVPELNIFACVLQLPHEAWHFARMVELNVLGFLLPLAAIIFFNYHILTSLRGRVEVSRTGHRGPPDSKTTALILTLVAAFLVCWAPYHIFAFLEFLLQVQAFQSCFWENFTDLGLQWANFFAFINSCLNPVIYVFVGRLFRTKVWELYKQCTPKSLTPMSSSHRKEILQLFWRN; this is translated from the coding sequence ATGGCATCCCGGACCCTCCTGGAGTTCCAGTCCTCCAACCAGAGCCAGCTCTTGCCTCTAAATGCCACAGCCTGTGACAATGCTGAGCAAGGCTGGGATCTGCTGCAGAGAGTGTTACCGACATTTATCATCACCATCTGCATCTTTGGCCTGGTGGGAAACCTTTTTGTGCTGTCCATCTTCCTCCTGCCCCGGCGGCGTCTGAATGTGGCAGAAATCTACCTGGCCAACCTGGCGGCCTCTGATCTGGTGTTTGTCTTGGGCTTGCCCTTCTGGGCAGAGAACATCTGGAGCCAGTTCAACTGGCCTTTTGGAGCCCTCCTCTGCCGCGTCATCAATGGGGTCATCAAGGCCAATTTATTCATCAGCATCTACCTGGTGGTGGCCATCAGCCAGGACCGCTACTACGTGCTGGTTCACCCCCTGGCCAGCCGGAGGCGGAGGCGACGGCGGCAGGCGCAGGCCACCTGCGTACTCATCTGGGTCATGGGGGGCCTCCTGAGCATCCCCACGTTCCTGCTTCGTTCCATCAAAGCTGTCCCGGAACTGAACATCTTTGCCTGTGTGCTGCAGCTCCCGCATGAGGCCTGGCACTTTGCAAGGATGGTGGAGTTAAATGTTTTGGGTTTCCTCCTCCCACTGGCTGCAATTATCTTCTTCAACTATCACATCCTAACCTCCCTGCGGGGCCGGGTGGAGGTCAGCAGAACGGGGCACAGGGGCCCCCCGGACAGCAAGACCACAGCGCTCATCCTCACGCTCGTGGCTGCCTTCCTGGTCTGCTGGGCGCCCTACCACATCTTTGCCTTCCTGGAGTTCCTGCTGCAGGTGCAGGCTTTCCAAAGTTGCTTCTGGGAAAATTTCACAGACCTGGGCCTGCAGTGGGCCAACTTCTTTGCTTTTATCAACAGCTGCCTGAACCCTGTCATTTACGTCTTTGTGGGCCGGCTCTTCAGGACCAAGGTGTGGGAGCTTTATAAACAGTGCACCCCTAAAAGTCTCACTCCAATGTCTTCATCCCATAGGAAAGAAATCCTCCAACTTTTCTGGCggaattaa
- the LOC108398692 gene encoding B1 bradykinin receptor isoform X2 — translation MFSAWKRPMFLSVHEDPVPTTASFRSLWMASRTLLEFQSSNQSQLLPLNATACDNAEQGWDLLQRVLPTFIITICIFGLVGNLFVLSIFLLPRRRLNVAEIYLANLAASDLVFVLGLPFWAENIWSQFNWPFGALLCRVINGVIKANLFISIYLVVAISQDRYYVLVHPLASRRRRRRRQAQATCVLIWVMGGLLSIPTFLLRSIKAVPELNIFACVLQLPHEAWHFARMVELNVLGFLLPLAAIIFFNYHILTSLRGRVEVSRTGHRGPPDSKTTALILTLVAAFLVCWAPYHIFAFLEFLLQVQAFQSCFWENFTDLGLQWANFFAFINSCLNPVIYVFVGRLFRTKVWELYKQCTPKSLTPMSSSHRKEILQLFWRN, via the exons ATGTTCTCTGCCTGGAAGAGACCAATGTTCCTGTCTGTTCATGAGGACCCTGTGCCCACCACAGCCTCTTTCAG GTCACTGTGGATGGCATCCCGGACCCTCCTGGAGTTCCAGTCCTCCAACCAGAGCCAGCTCTTGCCTCTAAATGCCACAGCCTGTGACAATGCTGAGCAAGGCTGGGATCTGCTGCAGAGAGTGTTACCGACATTTATCATCACCATCTGCATCTTTGGCCTGGTGGGAAACCTTTTTGTGCTGTCCATCTTCCTCCTGCCCCGGCGGCGTCTGAATGTGGCAGAAATCTACCTGGCCAACCTGGCGGCCTCTGATCTGGTGTTTGTCTTGGGCTTGCCCTTCTGGGCAGAGAACATCTGGAGCCAGTTCAACTGGCCTTTTGGAGCCCTCCTCTGCCGCGTCATCAATGGGGTCATCAAGGCCAATTTATTCATCAGCATCTACCTGGTGGTGGCCATCAGCCAGGACCGCTACTACGTGCTGGTTCACCCCCTGGCCAGCCGGAGGCGGAGGCGACGGCGGCAGGCGCAGGCCACCTGCGTACTCATCTGGGTCATGGGGGGCCTCCTGAGCATCCCCACGTTCCTGCTTCGTTCCATCAAAGCTGTCCCGGAACTGAACATCTTTGCCTGTGTGCTGCAGCTCCCGCATGAGGCCTGGCACTTTGCAAGGATGGTGGAGTTAAATGTTTTGGGTTTCCTCCTCCCACTGGCTGCAATTATCTTCTTCAACTATCACATCCTAACCTCCCTGCGGGGCCGGGTGGAGGTCAGCAGAACGGGGCACAGGGGCCCCCCGGACAGCAAGACCACAGCGCTCATCCTCACGCTCGTGGCTGCCTTCCTGGTCTGCTGGGCGCCCTACCACATCTTTGCCTTCCTGGAGTTCCTGCTGCAGGTGCAGGCTTTCCAAAGTTGCTTCTGGGAAAATTTCACAGACCTGGGCCTGCAGTGGGCCAACTTCTTTGCTTTTATCAACAGCTGCCTGAACCCTGTCATTTACGTCTTTGTGGGCCGGCTCTTCAGGACCAAGGTGTGGGAGCTTTATAAACAGTGCACCCCTAAAAGTCTCACTCCAATGTCTTCATCCCATAGGAAAGAAATCCTCCAACTTTTCTGGCggaattaa
- the LOC108398692 gene encoding B2 bradykinin receptor isoform X1 produces the protein MFSAWKRPMFLSVHEDPVPTTASFSVDMLNITSHGLASALNGTLSQSNCLHSDWWSWLNAIQAPFLWVLFVLAVLENVFVLSVFCLHKSSCTVAEIYLGNLAAADLILACGLPFWAVTIANNFDWLFGEVLCRVVNTMVYMNLYSSICFLMLVSIDRYLALVKTMSMGRMRRVRWAKLYSLVIWGCTLLLSSPMLAFRTMKEYGAEGYNVTACIIVYPSRSWEVFTNVLLNSVGFLLPLSIITFCTVQILQVLRNNEMQKFKEIQTERKATVLVLAVLLLFIVCWLPFQISTFLDTLLRLRILSSCWDEHITDILTQIASYIAYSNSCLNPLVYVIVGKHFRKKAREVYQRLCLKGGCVLESSQMENSMGTLRTSISVERQIHKLPEWVGSSQ, from the exons ATGTTCTCTGCCTGGAAGAGACCAATGTTCCTGTCTGTTCATGAGGACCCTGTGCCCACCACAGCCTCTTTCAG CGTGGATATGCTCAACATCACCTCTCATGGCCTTGCATCTGCTCTCAACGGGACCCTTTCCCAGAGCAACTGCCTCCACTCCGACTGGTGGAGCTGGCTCAACGCCATCCAGGCCCCCTTCCTCTGGGTGCTGTTCGTACTGGCGGTGCTTGAGAATGTCTTTGTGCTCAGCGTCTTCTGCCTGCACAAGAGCAGCTGCACGGTGGCAGAGATCTACCTGGGCAACCTGGCCGCGGCAGACCTGATCTTGGCCTGCGGGCTGCCCTTCTGGGCCGTCACCATTGCCAACAATTTCGACTGGCTCTTTGGGGAGGTCCTCTGCCGTGTAGTGAACACCATGGTCTACATGAATCTCTACAGCAGCATCTGTTTCCTGATGCTGGTGAGCATCGACCGCTACCTGGCTCTGGTGAAAACCATGTCCATGGGCCGCATGCGCAGGGTGCGCTGGGCCAAACTCTACAGCCTGGTGATCTGGGGGTGCACGCTGCTCCTGAGCTCTCCCATGCTGGCCTTCCGGACCATGAAGGAGTATGGAGCCGAGGGCTACAACGTCACGGCCTGCATCATCGTCTACCCGTCCCGCTCCTGGGAGGTGTTCACCAACGTCCTCCTGAACTCTGTgggcttcctcctgcccctgagCATCATCACCTTCTGCACGGTGCAGATCCTGCAGGTCCTGCGGAACAACGAGATGCAGAAGTTCAAGGAGATCCagacagagaggaaggccacGGTGCTGGTCCTGGCTGTGCTGCTGCTGTTCATCGTCTGCTGGCTGCCCTTCCAGATCAGCACCTTCCTGGACACGCTGCTGCGCCTCAGGATCCTCTCCAGCTGCTGGGACGAGCACATCACCGACATCCTGACACAGATCGCCTCCTACATAGCCTATAGCAACAGCTGCCTCAACCCCCTGGTGTACGTGATCGTGGGCAAGCACTTCCGCAAGAAGGCGCGGGAGGTATACCAGAGACTGTGCCTGAAGGGGGGCTGCGTGTTGGAGTCCAGCCAGATGGAGAACTCCATGGGCACCCTGCGGACCTCTATCTCGGTGGAGCGCCAGATCCACAAATTGCCAGAGTGGGTGGGGAGCAGCCAGTGA